Proteins from one Oscillatoria nigro-viridis PCC 7112 genomic window:
- a CDS encoding class I SAM-dependent methyltransferase, giving the protein MNDKKMTDRPRVDYERAWDSYAQQWQKTNAELAYIGDEWIGKAAGAANSLAEYEALIEQQFIAPYIKKEHTVLEIGIGGGKTGSLLLKYCDRLICADISSQMLQAARSRLGDDRVSYIKLDGLTLDGIAPGSADVCFCYDTMVHVEPVDIFNYLTRIPKLLRGDRICVFHHTNIFTELGWQKFASEWDKNLLGHRDGTAFSVMTDTIMEKFLHHLNYEIILKNTSSVPRDCVWICKAPVISHQSSLISH; this is encoded by the coding sequence ATGAACGATAAAAAAATGACCGATCGCCCAAGAGTAGATTATGAAAGGGCATGGGACAGTTACGCCCAACAGTGGCAAAAAACTAATGCCGAACTTGCCTATATTGGCGACGAATGGATAGGTAAAGCTGCCGGCGCCGCTAACTCCCTAGCCGAATACGAAGCGCTAATAGAACAGCAATTTATTGCGCCGTACATCAAAAAAGAACATACGGTTTTAGAAATTGGTATCGGCGGCGGAAAAACCGGTTCGCTGCTGCTGAAATATTGCGATCGACTAATTTGTGCCGACATTTCCAGTCAAATGCTGCAAGCGGCGCGATCGCGCTTGGGAGACGATCGCGTTTCTTACATCAAACTCGACGGTTTAACATTAGACGGCATCGCTCCAGGTTCAGCCGATGTCTGCTTCTGTTACGATACAATGGTACACGTAGAGCCGGTAGATATATTTAACTACCTGACTCGAATTCCCAAACTGCTGCGGGGCGATCGAATTTGCGTGTTTCACCACACCAATATTTTCACCGAATTAGGGTGGCAAAAATTCGCCAGCGAGTGGGACAAAAACTTGCTAGGGCACAGAGATGGCACAGCATTTTCAGTTATGACCGATACAATTATGGAAAAATTTCTCCATCATTTAAACTATGAAATCATCCTGAAAAATACATCTTCAGTACCGCGAGATTGCGTCTGGATATGTAAAGCACCAGTCATTAGTCATCAGTCATCACTTATTAGCCATTAG
- a CDS encoding hybrid sensor histidine kinase/response regulator, whose protein sequence is MSSEVAEQSTILIVDDTPTNLGVLFDFLADFGFKVLVARDGKSALQKVAYAAPDLILLDVLMPGIDGFETCRRLKANDVTRDIPVIFMTALADTVDKVKGLSLGAVDYITKPLQHEEVLARVNVHMKLRKLSKKLLEQNVCLQAEIEQRVKAESSLLKLASELERRVEERTAELFQSNQLLKQEIQERLQAEAGLQQSEAQLRTQTQCLEKAFRDLQITQTKLVQSEKMSSLGQLVAGVAHEINNPVNFIFGNLSYAHDYTQNLIDLVNLYHQEFPDAGPKVEQKIDEIELGFLVEDLPKLLTSMKVGVDRIREIVQSLRIFSRLDESEMKPVDIHQGIDSTLLILHNRVKGRGDRPAIEVVKEFGNLPLVECYAGQLNQVFMNLVANAIDAIDDYNTTRSLSEMKANPSKIFIRTEVTESNRVLIHFKDNGPGMTEEISQHLFEPFFTTKPIGKGTGIGLSISHQIVVDKHGGKLNCISAPNQGAMFIIDLPIHQKNFANNLIAMSETALGIS, encoded by the coding sequence ATGAGTAGTGAAGTTGCCGAACAAAGCACCATTTTAATCGTAGATGACACCCCGACTAATTTAGGTGTCCTGTTCGATTTTTTGGCTGATTTTGGCTTTAAAGTATTGGTAGCTAGGGATGGCAAAAGTGCTCTCCAGAAGGTCGCATATGCCGCGCCAGATCTGATCCTGTTGGATGTGCTTATGCCAGGAATAGATGGGTTTGAAACTTGTCGCCGTTTGAAAGCGAATGATGTAACGAGAGACATTCCCGTGATTTTTATGACTGCTCTTGCTGATACGGTGGATAAGGTTAAAGGTTTGAGTCTTGGTGCGGTGGATTATATTACTAAGCCTCTTCAGCATGAAGAGGTTTTAGCTCGTGTTAATGTCCACATGAAGCTCCGCAAGCTGTCGAAGAAACTCTTAGAGCAAAATGTGTGCTTGCAAGCAGAAATCGAACAGCGTGTCAAAGCGGAATCTTCGCTCTTGAAGCTGGCATCGGAGTTGGAAAGGCGAGTTGAGGAAAGGACGGCTGAACTTTTCCAATCCAATCAATTGCTAAAACAGGAGATTCAAGAGCGTCTGCAAGCAGAGGCGGGATTGCAACAATCGGAAGCTCAATTGCGAACCCAAACTCAATGTTTAGAAAAGGCTTTTCGAGACTTACAAATCACGCAGACTAAACTTGTGCAGAGCGAAAAAATGTCTTCTCTCGGTCAGCTTGTTGCAGGTGTAGCCCATGAAATCAATAATCCCGTTAATTTTATTTTTGGGAATCTTTCTTACGCCCATGATTATACCCAAAATCTGATCGATCTAGTCAATCTTTATCACCAAGAATTTCCGGATGCTGGGCCAAAAGTTGAACAGAAAATAGACGAAATAGAACTAGGTTTTTTGGTTGAAGACTTACCTAAATTGCTGACTTCAATGAAGGTAGGTGTAGACCGGATTCGCGAAATTGTTCAGTCGCTGCGAATCTTCTCGCGATTGGATGAATCGGAAATGAAACCGGTGGATATTCACCAGGGTATTGATAGCACTCTGTTAATTTTGCATAACCGTGTTAAAGGAAGGGGCGATCGACCTGCAATTGAGGTGGTCAAAGAATTCGGCAATCTACCTCTGGTAGAGTGTTATGCGGGTCAGCTTAACCAGGTGTTTATGAATCTTGTTGCTAATGCTATTGATGCCATAGATGATTATAATACGACGCGATCGTTAAGTGAAATGAAAGCTAATCCTTCTAAGATTTTCATTCGCACTGAGGTTACGGAATCTAATCGAGTGTTAATTCATTTTAAGGATAACGGGCCTGGGATGACAGAAGAAATTAGCCAACACCTATTTGAGCCATTTTTTACTACTAAGCCTATCGGGAAGGGTACTGGTATTGGGCTGTCTATTTCCCATCAGATTGTAGTGGATAAACACGGGGGCAAGCTCAATTGTATTTCAGCTCCTAATCAGGGGGCAATGTTTATTATTGATCTTCCAATTCACCAGAAAAATTTTGCTAATAATTTAATTGCGATGTCTGAAACAGCTTTGGGTATTTCTTAG
- a CDS encoding glycosyltransferase — MSTNDSKPSVFIVTGMHRSGTSLTASLFQKVGVDIGKKLVGPADGNVKGHFENVDFVEFHKSVLRSHGIDELGCTFEKTIAVAPEYVEIAKRAIDQNQLPHKHWGWKDPRTALFWDFWLTLLPEANFICVYRSPWEVVDSLYRRGTDVSLLQNPEKAVKMWIHYNQKVLELYERFPHRCLLANVYPIGNTPELFLDRVNEQFNVNLGAIPADNFEESLLVNDIVNSHRPTLIEKYFPEALELYELLESQAGNLSSESKGAIDRVINFPASPVWPFEDWLKIRLLEKQQKTSSSELKQWQEQFHQAQAKVLGLETELGSTQVQLAGKESNFQEALAKLLGLETELGQAQVQLAGKESQFQEALTKVLKLEAELGQTQVQLAGKESQFQEALAKLLGLETELGQTQVQLAGKESQFQTALAKVLELEAELGQTQVQFEETEFILQQKLAELVQLETAQSQNQERLKDTQEKLEHSRQENENFRAELAIIKSSIWWQGREKLGEVQRQIRDLFPKFIFSLDRPTTWQVCDSNLLIVGWVFNQKRETTAVRARIKDQSFAGVYGIDRSDIALAHSNIPAAKKSGFTIQLEAPAGRHQVLLEAQDDRGKWHILAAYPLLVSTIQASLDVPVVWEQRQGQILFAGWCCHHDRKIAKLSLLCGDTSVECAYGLRRKDVGEVFPDWVNSSESGFEALVDLPPGEWHVSLQAELETGEILYFQAPKKLTVRRYHIWQRSADKFEELSRFTAAIQQRAKERKQRLGRIVPMPWEIVKVLRQLGKIYRQQKQFSAPGDLLPPAGFVVPQPIDRYDAWLEVNQWNDRARDYLISRLKSCREPLPKISVVMPVYNPQIDFLESAIASAIDQVYQNWELCIADDCSTDFTVAETLKNWAQKDDRIRITFRTENGNISAATNSAAALATGDIILFLDNDDELTPDALGEVALYFASHPATDFLYSDDDKIDTKGRRFAPQFKPEWSPELLLSYMYLGHLCAVRRHIFEEIGGLRIGFEGSQDYDFALRATEISRHVAHLPLVLYHWRTAPGSTAISGAAKPASFAAGQKAIQDALNRRKINGNVAQHAWAIEENLGIFAQDFPDNGPSVTLIIPTKNQLKLLKACLDSLETTTYKNYQVVVIDNESDDPKTLEYLNQLTCQVLRIKNPGGKFSFAAINNRAAEQVDSEYVLFLNNDTEVINPRWLSQMVGYVQIAGVGAVGARLLYPDGRIQHAGVIHGLHHGLAGHAFKLMNSENRGYLSQAMVTRNYSAVTAACTITPRQLFLELGGFDEENFAVAYNDADYGYRLLERGYRCVYCPDAELLHKEGTSRGFTDNPQEVAAFRRKYAGKNDSFYSPHLSLEDEYFHIQPRRFFMKEEGSATSHVRDVTDVKKKEEIKCGNLGYLISLNNFVNPIRVLMCSNSLDFTGAPLHQYEIAVKLAAEGAIEPIVLCVTDGPLRQAYEQQGIEVIVRDNPLEHIYQRDAYDEAIRSFSTAIASLKVDAIYANTLENFFVVDAAHQMGIPVVWNVHESEPWQTYFNRFGSEIAARALECFRFPYKVIFVADATRDRYLPLNSHHNFTVIHNGLDLSKLENSDNSEWARKTLGVAAEDVVILLLGTVCERKGQQDLVKALSLLPDKLHNKIRCFIVGDRPSIYSNKLAELVGELPAELRERVTVVPETGETGKYYKAADIFVCTSRVESFPRVILEAMASDLPIITTPVFGIKEQVRPGINGLFYTPDRPEELVAALISLLEDKSLRQQLAENAKYVLDSLNTFEEMTQAYADIFWEAYFSSH, encoded by the coding sequence GTGAGTACAAATGACAGCAAACCGTCGGTTTTTATTGTTACCGGAATGCACCGTTCCGGTACGTCTTTAACAGCTTCTTTGTTTCAGAAAGTCGGGGTTGATATTGGCAAAAAGTTAGTGGGCCCGGCCGACGGAAATGTGAAAGGTCATTTCGAGAATGTTGATTTTGTGGAGTTTCACAAAAGTGTTTTGCGATCGCACGGTATTGATGAACTCGGCTGTACGTTTGAAAAAACGATTGCGGTAGCACCAGAATACGTCGAAATCGCCAAAAGGGCGATCGACCAAAATCAACTTCCTCACAAACATTGGGGTTGGAAAGACCCCCGAACAGCCCTTTTTTGGGATTTTTGGCTGACTTTGCTCCCCGAAGCTAATTTTATCTGTGTTTATCGATCGCCCTGGGAAGTAGTCGATTCCCTTTACCGCCGGGGAACCGATGTCAGCTTGCTGCAAAATCCCGAAAAGGCAGTAAAAATGTGGATTCACTACAATCAAAAAGTTTTAGAACTTTACGAACGTTTTCCCCATCGCTGTCTCCTAGCCAACGTTTATCCCATCGGCAACACTCCTGAACTTTTCCTCGATCGAGTCAACGAACAATTTAATGTTAACTTAGGTGCGATACCTGCCGACAATTTTGAAGAATCTTTATTAGTCAACGATATTGTTAACAGTCACAGACCAACTTTAATAGAAAAATATTTTCCCGAAGCATTAGAACTATATGAACTTTTGGAAAGCCAAGCTGGCAATCTGAGCAGCGAATCGAAAGGTGCGATCGATCGAGTTATTAATTTCCCCGCATCTCCAGTATGGCCGTTTGAAGATTGGCTAAAAATCCGCTTGCTGGAAAAACAGCAAAAAACTAGCTCTTCCGAACTCAAACAGTGGCAAGAACAATTTCACCAGGCCCAGGCGAAAGTGTTGGGGTTAGAGACAGAATTAGGCTCAACTCAAGTACAGCTTGCAGGCAAAGAATCAAATTTTCAAGAAGCTTTAGCAAAACTCCTCGGATTAGAAACAGAATTAGGACAAGCTCAGGTACAGCTTGCAGGCAAAGAATCGCAATTTCAAGAAGCTTTAACAAAAGTCTTAAAATTAGAAGCAGAATTAGGGCAAACTCAGGTACAGCTTGCAGGCAAAGAATCGCAATTTCAAGAAGCGTTAGCGAAACTCCTCGGATTAGAAACAGAATTAGGACAAACTCAGGTACAGCTTGCAGGCAAAGAATCGCAATTTCAAACAGCTTTAGCGAAAGTATTAGAATTAGAAGCAGAATTAGGGCAAACTCAGGTACAATTTGAAGAGACTGAATTTATATTGCAGCAAAAGTTAGCTGAGTTAGTTCAGCTAGAAACAGCACAAAGTCAAAATCAGGAAAGATTAAAGGATACTCAGGAAAAATTAGAACACTCCCGCCAGGAAAATGAAAATTTTCGGGCAGAGCTTGCTATAATCAAGTCTTCAATATGGTGGCAAGGGAGAGAAAAGTTGGGGGAAGTTCAGCGCCAAATCCGCGACTTGTTCCCTAAATTTATTTTTTCGTTAGATCGACCCACTACTTGGCAAGTTTGCGATTCCAACCTGCTAATTGTGGGCTGGGTTTTTAATCAAAAAAGAGAGACTACAGCAGTCCGCGCCAGAATTAAAGACCAGAGTTTCGCAGGCGTTTACGGCATAGATAGAAGTGATATAGCGCTAGCACACTCTAATATTCCGGCTGCGAAGAAATCAGGTTTCACAATTCAATTGGAAGCGCCTGCCGGACGGCACCAAGTGCTACTGGAAGCCCAAGATGACCGAGGTAAATGGCATATTTTAGCAGCTTATCCGCTGTTAGTTTCAACTATTCAAGCATCCTTAGATGTACCGGTGGTGTGGGAACAGCGTCAGGGTCAAATTTTGTTTGCTGGTTGGTGCTGCCACCACGATCGCAAAATTGCTAAATTAAGCTTGTTGTGCGGCGATACTTCTGTAGAATGCGCCTACGGTTTGCGGCGAAAAGATGTCGGCGAAGTGTTTCCCGACTGGGTTAACAGTTCGGAAAGCGGTTTTGAGGCCCTTGTCGATTTGCCTCCTGGCGAATGGCACGTTTCTCTGCAAGCTGAGTTAGAAACCGGGGAAATTTTGTATTTTCAAGCGCCGAAAAAATTGACTGTGCGGCGGTACCATATCTGGCAGCGAAGTGCAGATAAGTTTGAGGAGTTATCAAGGTTTACAGCCGCAATTCAGCAGCGGGCGAAGGAAAGAAAACAGCGTCTCGGCAGAATTGTGCCGATGCCTTGGGAAATTGTGAAAGTGCTCCGCCAGTTGGGGAAGATTTATCGCCAGCAAAAACAGTTTAGTGCGCCGGGAGATTTACTGCCGCCTGCGGGTTTTGTGGTGCCTCAACCCATTGATAGATATGACGCATGGCTGGAGGTGAATCAGTGGAACGATCGCGCGCGCGATTACTTGATTTCTCGGTTAAAATCCTGCCGGGAACCCTTGCCCAAAATTTCGGTAGTAATGCCAGTTTACAACCCGCAGATAGATTTTTTAGAAAGTGCGATCGCTAGCGCGATCGATCAAGTTTATCAAAACTGGGAACTCTGCATTGCCGATGATTGCAGCACCGATTTCACTGTGGCTGAGACTTTGAAAAACTGGGCCCAAAAGGACGATCGCATCCGCATTACATTTCGTACAGAAAACGGCAACATCAGCGCAGCAACCAACAGCGCCGCCGCCCTCGCAACAGGCGACATCATCCTGTTTTTAGACAACGACGACGAACTCACTCCCGACGCATTAGGCGAAGTCGCCCTATATTTTGCCTCGCATCCAGCCACCGATTTTCTCTACTCAGACGACGACAAAATCGACACCAAAGGTCGCCGGTTCGCCCCGCAATTCAAACCCGAATGGTCGCCGGAACTGCTGCTTTCCTATATGTATCTCGGTCATTTGTGCGCTGTCAGAAGACACATTTTTGAAGAAATAGGCGGTTTGCGGATAGGTTTTGAAGGCTCGCAAGATTACGATTTTGCCTTGAGAGCAACCGAAATTTCTCGCCACGTCGCGCACCTGCCGCTAGTGCTGTATCACTGGCGAACCGCACCCGGTTCTACAGCCATATCTGGGGCCGCGAAACCCGCCAGTTTTGCCGCAGGTCAAAAAGCCATTCAAGACGCACTAAACCGCCGAAAAATTAACGGCAATGTCGCTCAGCACGCATGGGCGATCGAAGAAAATTTAGGCATATTTGCTCAGGATTTCCCGGATAACGGCCCATCAGTAACGCTAATTATTCCTACTAAAAATCAGCTCAAATTGCTGAAAGCCTGTCTGGATTCTCTAGAAACTACAACATACAAAAATTATCAAGTTGTCGTCATCGACAACGAAAGCGACGACCCGAAAACTCTGGAATATTTAAACCAATTAACTTGCCAAGTTTTGCGGATAAAAAATCCTGGTGGCAAGTTTAGTTTTGCAGCAATTAACAACCGCGCTGCGGAACAAGTTGATAGCGAATATGTATTGTTTTTGAACAACGATACTGAAGTAATTAACCCGCGCTGGCTGAGTCAAATGGTTGGATACGTTCAAATCGCGGGCGTGGGTGCAGTCGGCGCGAGGCTGTTATATCCCGACGGCAGAATTCAGCACGCGGGCGTAATTCACGGGCTGCATCACGGTTTGGCGGGTCACGCTTTTAAGCTGATGAACAGCGAAAATCGAGGCTATCTTTCTCAAGCGATGGTAACGCGAAATTACTCTGCAGTAACAGCCGCTTGCACGATTACTCCGCGTCAATTGTTCTTAGAATTGGGCGGTTTTGATGAGGAGAATTTTGCTGTTGCTTACAATGATGCAGATTACGGATACCGACTGTTAGAACGGGGTTATCGGTGCGTATATTGTCCCGATGCGGAGTTGTTGCACAAAGAGGGAACTTCTAGGGGTTTTACCGACAATCCTCAAGAAGTGGCGGCTTTTAGGCGCAAGTATGCGGGTAAAAATGACAGTTTTTACAGCCCTCACTTGTCTTTAGAAGATGAGTATTTTCATATTCAACCCCGACGGTTTTTTATGAAGGAAGAAGGTTCGGCAACGAGCCATGTACGGGATGTAACGGATGTAAAGAAGAAGGAAGAAATAAAATGCGGTAATTTGGGTTATTTGATATCACTAAATAATTTTGTAAATCCTATCAGAGTTTTGATGTGCAGCAATTCGCTGGATTTCACGGGTGCCCCGCTGCATCAGTACGAAATCGCGGTGAAATTGGCGGCTGAGGGTGCGATCGAGCCGATCGTACTTTGCGTAACAGACGGGCCCCTGCGTCAAGCTTACGAACAGCAGGGAATTGAAGTAATTGTGCGCGACAATCCTCTCGAACACATCTACCAGCGCGATGCTTACGATGAAGCCATCCGCAGTTTTAGCACAGCAATTGCCAGTTTAAAAGTAGATGCAATTTACGCCAATACTTTAGAAAACTTTTTTGTAGTTGATGCGGCGCACCAAATGGGAATTCCTGTGGTGTGGAACGTGCACGAAAGCGAACCTTGGCAAACTTATTTTAACAGGTTTGGTTCTGAGATTGCGGCGAGAGCTTTAGAGTGTTTTCGCTTTCCTTACAAAGTTATTTTTGTGGCAGATGCAACGCGAGATAGGTATTTACCTCTCAACAGCCACCACAATTTTACCGTGATTCACAACGGCTTAGATTTGAGCAAACTGGAAAATTCGGATAACTCTGAATGGGCTAGAAAAACTTTAGGTGTTGCAGCGGAAGATGTGGTTATTTTGCTGCTGGGAACGGTATGCGAACGCAAAGGACAGCAGGATTTAGTTAAAGCACTTTCACTTTTGCCTGACAAATTGCACAATAAAATTAGGTGTTTTATTGTGGGCGATCGCCCGAGTATTTACAGCAATAAATTAGCCGAGTTGGTGGGGGAATTGCCAGCAGAGTTGCGGGAAAGGGTGACAGTAGTCCCGGAAACTGGGGAGACGGGAAAATATTACAAAGCGGCTGATATTTTTGTTTGCACTTCTCGCGTCGAAAGTTTTCCGAGAGTAATTTTGGAAGCGATGGCTTCCGATTTGCCAATTATTACAACGCCTGTTTTTGGGATAAAAGAACAAGTACGGCCGGGAATTAACGGTTTGTTTTATACGCCCGATCGCCCGGAGGAATTAGTTGCAGCTTTGATTAGTTTATTGGAGGATAAATCTTTGCGGCAGCAGTTAGCTGAAAACGCTAAATATGTCTTGGATTCACTTAATACTTTTGAGGAAATGACTCAAGCTTATGCAGATATTTTCTGGGAAGCATATTTCAGCAGTCATTAG
- a CDS encoding glycosyltransferase family 4 protein, translating to MKALFLHPNFPAQYRHIITALGADTKNQIVFGTKNERPEWNIPGVRKAAFTPSREPHAQTHQYVRPLESAVIYGQAVFRMAEQLKADGFVPDIICGHSGWGPTLFVKEAFPNTPLLCYFEWFYHAIGSDADFDPAEPLTVDDMARIRIKNAPILIDLYSCDWGLSPTYWQRSQFPPELQQKLSTLHDGVDTDYFKPDPGAKLVLPNLDLSGVDEIVTYVSRGMEPYRGFPEFIESIAYVQERRPNCHVVIVGSERVCYGRSLPNGESYKDYMLKKVPLDLSRVHFVGPLPYGLYLKVIQASDVHVYLTRPFVLSWSMIESLSTGCLVIGSDTGPVREVIRDGENGLLVDYFSPKQVADRIDEVLDHPTRMAEIRIKARQTVLERYSLAKMLPQHLQLIEQVANRSMPPTVGMEPERELAASFAVRI from the coding sequence ATGAAAGCATTATTTCTCCATCCCAACTTCCCCGCCCAATACCGCCACATTATCACGGCTTTAGGCGCAGATACCAAAAATCAAATTGTTTTCGGCACTAAAAACGAGCGCCCAGAGTGGAACATTCCCGGCGTTCGCAAAGCAGCATTTACCCCCAGCCGGGAACCCCACGCGCAGACTCACCAATACGTCCGCCCTTTAGAAAGTGCAGTCATCTACGGACAAGCCGTATTTAGAATGGCAGAACAACTCAAAGCAGACGGTTTCGTACCCGATATAATCTGCGGACATTCCGGTTGGGGGCCGACATTGTTTGTCAAAGAAGCTTTTCCAAATACGCCGCTTTTGTGCTATTTTGAGTGGTTTTATCATGCTATTGGTTCCGACGCAGATTTCGACCCAGCGGAACCTTTAACAGTTGACGATATGGCCAGAATTAGAATCAAAAATGCGCCGATTTTGATCGATTTATACTCTTGCGATTGGGGTTTATCACCAACTTATTGGCAGCGATCGCAATTTCCGCCAGAATTACAACAAAAATTATCCACACTCCACGACGGCGTAGATACCGATTACTTCAAACCCGACCCCGGTGCTAAACTGGTTTTGCCTAACTTAGACTTGTCTGGCGTTGATGAAATTGTCACCTACGTATCGCGGGGAATGGAACCTTACCGGGGTTTTCCCGAATTCATTGAGTCGATCGCCTATGTACAAGAACGCCGCCCCAACTGTCACGTCGTAATCGTTGGTTCAGAAAGAGTTTGTTACGGGCGTTCTTTACCCAACGGCGAGTCTTACAAAGACTATATGCTCAAAAAAGTACCCCTAGATTTGTCGCGAGTTCACTTTGTCGGGCCCCTACCTTACGGACTGTATTTAAAAGTAATTCAAGCATCCGACGTACACGTTTATTTGACCCGACCTTTTGTGCTATCTTGGTCCATGATTGAATCTCTATCAACCGGATGTTTAGTAATCGGTTCCGACACAGGGCCAGTCAGAGAAGTGATCCGCGACGGAGAAAACGGTTTGCTAGTCGATTACTTCTCACCGAAACAAGTAGCCGATCGCATTGATGAAGTTTTAGACCATCCTACCCGCATGGCAGAAATTCGCATCAAAGCCCGTCAAACCGTCCTAGAACGCTACAGTTTAGCTAAAATGCTGCCGCAACATTTACAACTGATCGAGCAAGTAGCAAATCGTTCCATGCCGCCTACAGTTGGTATGGAACCAGAACGGGAACTAGCAGCATCTTTTGCAGTGAGAATTTAG